A window of the Microbulbifer aggregans genome harbors these coding sequences:
- the gspE gene encoding type II secretion system ATPase GspE, whose product MTVETASAEPAIKRLPYAFAKRHRVLLVSGEGESRCQYVAPLNPSVLAEVQRLCGFPLDIEAVQEETFQSALQQEYENREGGNLSDVEGLGDDLDLAAVADSLPETEDLLEQEDDAPIVRLINAIFAESLKQGASDIHIETFEKRLVVRFRVDGVLREVLQPRRALAPLLVSRIKVMAKLDIAEKRVPQDGRISLLMGGREVDVRVSTMPSSAGERVVMRLLDKQAGKMDLTKLGMAGRDLKIMNELLGRPHGILLVTGPTGSGKTTTLYAGLGSINNREKNILTVEDPVEYNLEGVGQTQVNTKADMTFARGLRAILRQDPDVVMVGEIRDLETMQIAIQASLTGHLVLSTLHTNTALGAVTRLVDMGIEPFLLSSSLIGVLAQRLVRVLCPECKQPHVMDAGERRLLNVQGEAEGIIYRPSGCEHCNHSGYVGRVGIYELVPVNETMRQLIHDRASESALVLEARKVAPSIRDDGIAKVLAGITSLEEVLRVTQES is encoded by the coding sequence ATGACCGTAGAAACGGCCTCCGCTGAACCTGCAATCAAGCGTCTTCCCTACGCTTTTGCCAAGCGGCACCGGGTGTTGCTGGTGTCGGGGGAAGGGGAATCGCGGTGTCAGTACGTAGCACCGCTCAATCCCAGTGTGCTGGCTGAAGTCCAGCGACTGTGTGGATTCCCGCTGGATATCGAGGCCGTTCAGGAAGAGACCTTTCAATCAGCCCTGCAGCAAGAGTACGAAAACCGCGAGGGCGGTAACCTCTCGGATGTTGAGGGGCTCGGGGACGATCTGGACCTGGCCGCCGTCGCCGATTCACTGCCGGAAACCGAAGACCTGCTGGAGCAGGAGGATGATGCGCCGATCGTCCGCTTGATCAACGCGATTTTTGCCGAGTCGCTCAAGCAGGGTGCCTCGGACATCCATATCGAGACATTTGAAAAGAGGCTGGTGGTGCGCTTTCGTGTCGACGGCGTGCTGCGCGAAGTTTTGCAGCCCCGCCGGGCGCTGGCACCATTGCTCGTCTCCCGTATCAAGGTGATGGCCAAACTGGATATTGCCGAGAAGCGGGTGCCACAGGATGGCCGGATTTCCCTGTTGATGGGCGGCCGCGAGGTGGACGTGCGGGTTTCGACCATGCCGTCCAGCGCCGGTGAGCGCGTGGTGATGCGCCTGCTGGATAAGCAGGCGGGCAAGATGGACCTGACCAAGCTCGGCATGGCCGGTCGCGATCTGAAAATCATGAACGAGCTGCTCGGACGACCGCACGGCATTCTGCTTGTTACGGGTCCCACCGGTTCCGGTAAGACAACCACCCTCTACGCCGGTCTCGGCAGTATCAACAACCGTGAGAAAAACATTCTCACGGTCGAGGACCCGGTTGAATACAACCTCGAGGGTGTGGGTCAGACTCAGGTCAATACCAAGGCCGATATGACCTTTGCCCGCGGTTTGCGCGCGATCCTGCGTCAGGATCCGGATGTGGTGATGGTCGGTGAGATCCGCGACCTGGAAACCATGCAGATCGCTATTCAGGCATCCCTGACCGGGCACCTGGTCCTTTCAACCCTGCACACCAACACCGCCCTGGGCGCGGTCACACGGTTGGTGGATATGGGTATCGAGCCTTTCCTGCTGTCCTCGAGCCTGATTGGAGTTTTGGCCCAGCGGCTTGTCCGCGTACTGTGCCCCGAGTGCAAGCAGCCCCATGTGATGGATGCCGGCGAGCGGCGCCTGCTGAATGTGCAGGGAGAGGCTGAGGGCATTATTTACCGACCTTCCGGCTGCGAACACTGCAACCACAGTGGTTATGTTGGTCGGGTGGGCATCTATGAGCTGGTGCCGGTTAACGAGACCATGCGACAGCTGATTCACGACCGGGCCTCTGAGAGCGCACTGGTACTTGAGGCGCGCAAAGT
- a CDS encoding type II secretion system protein N, with protein sequence MSALQRFTLALPSTGNRAFPRSLIASAAVVGVWLLLNVLAYGASLLPSTEEESLLATRHSTGSSARQSASLPGTPFFGVAAVEPTAEPRLDLANIPITQLNLVLSGVLDNSDENKASALVAERGKPAQRLFIGDRLPGGAELYSVDTDHIILRRNGKMEKLTYPDEDGRPSVPLRNFTTSNLGRQAAEVSAESEQNRSEKQQSIRERLEQLRSLARERRAER encoded by the coding sequence ATGTCGGCACTACAGCGATTCACTTTGGCCCTGCCCTCCACGGGAAATAGAGCCTTTCCGCGCAGTTTGATCGCCTCTGCCGCCGTCGTCGGCGTCTGGCTGTTACTCAATGTTTTGGCATATGGTGCCAGCTTGCTCCCTTCGACGGAAGAGGAGTCTCTTCTCGCTACGCGTCATTCCACCGGCTCCTCCGCCCGGCAGAGCGCTTCGCTTCCCGGTACCCCATTCTTCGGAGTGGCCGCCGTTGAACCCACTGCGGAGCCACGGCTTGATCTCGCCAACATCCCGATTACCCAGCTGAACCTGGTGTTGTCCGGTGTGCTGGATAACAGCGATGAAAACAAGGCCAGCGCCCTGGTTGCCGAGCGTGGCAAGCCGGCCCAGCGCCTGTTTATTGGTGACAGGCTGCCCGGTGGCGCAGAGCTGTATTCGGTTGATACTGATCACATCATCTTGCGTCGCAACGGCAAAATGGAGAAGCTGACTTACCCGGATGAGGACGGCCGTCCCAGTGTCCCCCTGCGTAACTTCACCACCAGTAATCTCGGCAGGCAGGCCGCAGAAGTCAGCGCCGAGAGTGAACAGAACCGTTCGGAAAAACAACAATCAATCCGGGAGCGCCTGGAGCAGCTCCGCAGTCTTGCGCGGGAGCGCAGGGCAGAACGATAA
- a CDS encoding TonB-dependent receptor domain-containing protein codes for MVKKERFQRAPLVLAMATASSLAAGAFAQDAELIETGTEAAPQLSAPQIEEVMVQGRLRDSAEMLISERLDDEVVTDVLGSEMIGRVGDSTVAAALRRVSGLSLVNDKFVYVRGLGERYSSTTLNGATVPSPDLTRNVIPLDIFPTSVVDSLAVQKSYSADQPATFGGGNVDIRTKSIPEDLTFAIEVGTGMNTETDGDVLSYRGGDDDAFGTDDGTRGMAGELDWYLERFQGRLGVQDIRKTLEREGVQFASAQEANEAAQALNREIATYLNRDIAIEEDSSNPDSDIKGSVGNRFYFGDNWELGFLAGASHKSKWREEQRLKRSYGFPEERIDTQDKSTYSVDLSGNLNLGLRYAGEHEITTSSLYLRNTDDETAVRDYFNENRQVSDGRGFREYSIKYEERDLFVNQAKGSHSIGMATKEMVPGGVLNWVPEEAVLDWHYSESMAATDIPNEVNVNADTTTDATGEVLASAVSVGVNGAGFRFTKLEDEVKNYGWQLTLPLEFSASTLELAGGFARTEKGRTYEQAEFRLGALSVGEPGVLQGGLDEVFSDGNITDPDNNFVFDRAGANNQSYIAATLTDAAFGKFDWTLNETLRVSAGARWEDYSQVALDWNPYGFTIEDPQITMDREELENAVFSEDAVYPSLSLTYMGSLWAETFQLRFGASKTAVRPDLREITDAIYIDPITDEQIKGNPNARPSEISNYDIRAEWFFDNGDNLTLSAYYKDIVDPIEFFELGSSDTNVAREIINAESGEITGFEIEGLKTMGFLGETMDSFFVQGNITLQESELVAGVEADAPTNPFREMTGASDYVVNMMLGFDSPDGNHAATLGYNVFGERLYLAGRNGAPDAFEQPFHSLDLTYSWYPTEQMTLKAKLQNLLDESVEIERSSVIVYEEQPGSSFSLSAQYQF; via the coding sequence ATGGTTAAGAAAGAAAGATTTCAGAGAGCGCCGCTGGTATTGGCTATGGCCACGGCCTCGTCCCTTGCAGCTGGTGCCTTCGCACAAGACGCAGAGTTAATTGAAACCGGCACTGAAGCGGCACCGCAATTAAGTGCTCCCCAAATTGAAGAAGTGATGGTTCAGGGGCGACTGCGCGACTCCGCCGAGATGCTGATCAGTGAGCGCCTCGACGATGAGGTTGTCACCGACGTACTTGGCTCGGAAATGATTGGCCGGGTAGGGGACTCCACCGTGGCCGCGGCACTGCGCCGCGTATCCGGGCTCTCGCTGGTTAATGACAAGTTTGTTTACGTGCGCGGCCTGGGTGAGCGTTATTCCAGCACCACCCTGAACGGCGCAACGGTGCCTTCGCCGGACCTGACCCGTAACGTTATCCCGCTGGATATTTTCCCCACCTCGGTTGTGGACTCCCTGGCGGTGCAGAAGTCGTATTCGGCAGATCAACCCGCGACTTTCGGCGGCGGTAATGTCGATATTCGCACCAAGAGCATCCCAGAGGACCTGACTTTCGCAATCGAAGTCGGCACTGGCATGAACACCGAAACCGATGGTGACGTGTTGAGTTACCGCGGTGGTGACGATGATGCGTTTGGCACCGATGACGGCACCCGCGGCATGGCCGGCGAGCTGGACTGGTACCTGGAGCGATTCCAGGGGCGTCTCGGTGTGCAGGACATTCGTAAAACCCTGGAGCGTGAAGGTGTGCAGTTCGCTTCAGCCCAGGAAGCCAACGAAGCAGCCCAGGCGCTGAATCGCGAAATCGCCACCTACCTGAATCGTGACATCGCGATCGAAGAGGACTCCAGCAACCCGGATAGCGATATCAAGGGTAGCGTTGGTAACCGTTTCTACTTCGGTGACAACTGGGAGCTGGGTTTCCTGGCCGGCGCGTCCCACAAGAGCAAGTGGCGTGAGGAGCAGCGTCTGAAGCGCAGTTACGGCTTCCCGGAAGAGCGTATCGATACCCAGGATAAGTCCACCTATTCGGTTGACCTGAGCGGTAACCTGAATCTTGGCCTGCGCTATGCCGGTGAGCACGAAATCACCACCAGCAGCCTGTATCTGCGCAACACAGACGACGAAACAGCTGTGCGCGACTACTTCAACGAAAACCGCCAGGTTTCTGACGGGCGTGGTTTTCGCGAGTACAGCATCAAGTACGAAGAGCGCGACCTGTTTGTAAATCAGGCCAAGGGTTCTCATTCAATCGGTATGGCCACCAAAGAGATGGTTCCTGGCGGCGTGCTGAACTGGGTTCCGGAAGAGGCGGTTCTTGACTGGCATTACTCCGAGTCCATGGCGGCAACCGACATTCCCAACGAGGTAAATGTCAACGCCGATACCACCACAGACGCCACCGGTGAAGTTTTGGCTTCAGCAGTCAGTGTTGGCGTAAACGGTGCTGGTTTCCGTTTCACCAAGCTTGAAGATGAAGTCAAGAACTACGGCTGGCAGCTCACTCTGCCGCTCGAATTCTCTGCTTCCACCCTCGAGCTGGCTGGCGGTTTTGCTCGTACCGAGAAAGGGCGTACCTACGAGCAGGCTGAATTCCGGCTGGGTGCCCTGAGCGTGGGCGAACCTGGCGTCCTGCAGGGTGGTTTGGACGAAGTCTTCAGTGATGGGAACATCACCGACCCGGACAACAACTTCGTGTTCGACCGGGCAGGTGCCAACAACCAGAGCTACATTGCAGCAACCCTGACCGATGCTGCCTTTGGTAAGTTCGACTGGACCCTGAATGAAACTTTGCGTGTATCCGCGGGTGCCCGTTGGGAAGACTACAGTCAGGTCGCTCTCGACTGGAACCCCTATGGGTTCACCATTGAAGACCCGCAGATCACCATGGACCGCGAGGAACTGGAGAATGCGGTATTCTCTGAGGATGCGGTTTATCCGTCACTGTCGCTCACTTACATGGGTTCGCTCTGGGCTGAGACCTTCCAGTTGCGCTTCGGTGCCAGTAAGACCGCCGTTCGTCCCGACCTGCGGGAAATTACTGATGCGATCTACATCGATCCGATTACCGACGAGCAAATCAAGGGTAACCCCAATGCTCGCCCGTCCGAAATCAGCAACTACGACATCCGTGCAGAATGGTTCTTTGATAATGGTGACAACCTGACACTGTCTGCCTACTACAAAGACATCGTTGACCCGATCGAATTCTTCGAGCTCGGTTCCAGTGATACCAACGTAGCGCGTGAGATCATCAATGCTGAATCCGGTGAAATCACTGGTTTTGAAATTGAAGGCCTGAAGACAATGGGCTTCCTTGGTGAAACCATGGACAGTTTCTTTGTGCAGGGCAACATCACGCTGCAGGAATCCGAGCTGGTGGCCGGTGTCGAGGCGGATGCTCCGACCAACCCGTTTCGCGAGATGACGGGTGCCTCTGACTATGTCGTGAACATGATGCTGGGCTTTGATTCCCCGGACGGCAACCATGCCGCTACCCTGGGCTACAACGTCTTTGGCGAGCGCCTGTACCTGGCAGGCCGTAATGGTGCGCCGGATGCTTTTGAGCAGCCATTCCACTCGCTGGATCTGACGTACTCCTGGTATCCCACGGAGCAGATGACTTTGAAAGCGAAGCTGCAGAACTTGCTGGATGAGTCCGTAGAAATCGAGCGTAGCAGCGTGATTGTTTATGAAGAGCAACCGGGCTCTTCGTTCTCACTGAGCGCGCAGTACCAGTTCTAA
- a CDS encoding electron transfer flavoprotein-ubiquinone oxidoreductase, which yields MEYDVVIVGAGPAGLAAACRIRQLNEDISVCVVEKGSEVGAHILSGAVFEPTALNELFPDWKDRGAPLNTAVRGDDIYVMRSAESATRIPNAFVPSTMHNEGNYIISLGNLTRWLAEQAENLGVEIFPGFAAAEVLYNEDGSVKGIATGDMGVSATGEEKDSYMPGMELHAKYTLFAEGCRGHLGKQLISHFKLDEGKDPQHYGIGIKEIWKVSDENHKPGLVVHTAGWPLDESGSHGGGFLYHLEDNQVVVGLITDLAYSNPHVSPFDEFQRYKHHPVIKQYLEGGQRVAYGARAITKGGLQSQPKMTFPGGLLIGDNAGTLNFAKIKGNHTAMKSGMIAAESVVEALAAERANDELSGFADSYRNSWAWKELHKQRNFGPAQHKFGNILGSAYAFIDINIFQGKLPWTLRDTKADHAQLKPAADCKKIDYPKPDGVLSFDKLSSVFISNTNHEEDQPCHLTLKDDEIPLNHNLPIYDEPAQRYCPAGVYEVVEDAGGKRFQINAQNCVHCKTCDIKDPTQNIVWVAPEGGGGPNYPNM from the coding sequence ATGGAATACGATGTAGTGATCGTGGGAGCCGGCCCCGCAGGCCTGGCTGCGGCCTGCCGTATTCGCCAGCTGAATGAAGACATCTCCGTTTGCGTGGTGGAAAAAGGCTCCGAGGTCGGTGCCCACATCCTGTCTGGCGCAGTGTTCGAGCCCACAGCACTGAATGAGTTGTTCCCGGACTGGAAGGATCGCGGTGCCCCCCTTAACACTGCCGTTAGAGGCGATGACATCTATGTAATGCGCAGCGCAGAGAGCGCGACCCGCATTCCCAACGCCTTCGTGCCCAGCACCATGCATAACGAAGGCAATTACATCATCAGCCTGGGCAATCTCACTCGCTGGCTTGCCGAGCAGGCAGAGAACCTGGGGGTCGAGATCTTCCCCGGATTTGCCGCCGCAGAGGTCCTCTATAACGAAGACGGCTCCGTTAAGGGCATTGCCACCGGCGATATGGGCGTCTCCGCCACCGGAGAGGAGAAAGACTCCTACATGCCGGGTATGGAGCTGCACGCCAAATACACCCTCTTTGCCGAGGGTTGCCGCGGACATCTGGGCAAGCAACTGATTTCCCACTTCAAGCTCGATGAAGGCAAGGACCCGCAGCACTACGGCATCGGTATCAAGGAAATCTGGAAAGTCAGTGACGAGAACCACAAGCCAGGCCTCGTGGTACACACTGCCGGCTGGCCGCTGGACGAGAGCGGTTCCCACGGTGGCGGGTTCCTCTATCACCTGGAGGACAACCAGGTAGTGGTCGGCCTGATTACCGACCTAGCCTACAGCAACCCACATGTGAGCCCGTTCGACGAATTTCAGCGCTACAAGCACCACCCGGTCATCAAGCAGTACCTGGAAGGCGGCCAACGGGTGGCCTACGGCGCCCGCGCTATCACCAAGGGCGGCCTGCAGTCGCAGCCCAAGATGACCTTTCCGGGTGGCCTGCTGATCGGCGACAACGCCGGCACCCTGAACTTCGCCAAGATCAAGGGCAACCACACCGCGATGAAGTCCGGCATGATTGCCGCTGAGTCGGTGGTTGAGGCGCTGGCCGCAGAGCGTGCAAACGACGAACTCAGCGGATTTGCCGACAGCTATCGCAACAGCTGGGCCTGGAAAGAGCTGCACAAACAGCGAAACTTCGGCCCCGCGCAGCACAAATTCGGCAATATTCTTGGCTCAGCTTACGCCTTTATCGATATCAACATTTTCCAGGGCAAGCTCCCCTGGACCCTCCGCGATACCAAGGCGGACCATGCTCAACTGAAACCCGCTGCAGACTGCAAGAAAATCGACTATCCGAAGCCCGACGGCGTGCTCAGTTTTGACAAACTGTCCTCGGTGTTCATCTCCAACACCAACCACGAAGAGGATCAGCCCTGTCACCTGACACTGAAGGATGATGAGATCCCGCTGAACCACAACCTGCCCATCTACGATGAGCCCGCTCAGCGCTACTGCCCCGCCGGAGTCTATGAGGTGGTGGAAGACGCGGGTGGCAAGCGGTTCCAGATCAACGCGCAGAATTGTGTTCACTGCAAGACCTGCGACATCAAGGATCCCACCCAGAACATCGTCTGGGTGGCGCCTGAAGGCGGCGGCGGCCCCAACTACCCGAACATGTAA
- the gspD gene encoding type II secretion system secretin GspD, with amino-acid sequence MKRMFIHRLLAVALGLLLSTASLAQPPERVTLSLDNADIRDLINWAADFTGKNIIVHPNVKGKVTVVAGDPMTHDEAFDVFMSVLQVNGFSLVEQGGTWKVVPDALAKQQAIPVTAEGARAPAESLMVRTIRVENISASQLIAMLRPLIPQTGHLAAYADTNTLIIADRAANIEQIVRLVKQLDRAGAIDIELVPLQFASAKEVKQVLSELLQGGGKQAGTDVQPLRIAVDERSNAVLLTGDPVTRTQLKNVIRRLDQPLDGEGNTAVVYVQYANAADLKPILEGMSGSIQKTEKDQQAADVEVSIQVNESLNSLVLTAPPALLETMKGVIAKLDVRRAQVLIEAIIVEVTEGAGSDLGIKWIAGANDDVVAGFNNDASPNPIVDGDGNVLSEFNPASLNPLNLLGTGLNLGYLSGTDVRAVVNAIATTNNANILSTPTIMALDNEEAEILVGQNVPFITGEQLLSGSNNDPFTTIQRQDIGTTLKVVPRVNNNNSVTLDIEQKVENVLPFAEGATGASDIVTSKREIRTRVLIDDGAILVLGGLIEDQVSETASKVPLLGDLPGIGRLFRSSSKDVSKTNLMVFLRPKILSTQIAGYEETRERYLDLQEKQFRIRDKTSVIWDWHRGDVLPDLLPPTGNYDEGDNGPVEVLEVEK; translated from the coding sequence ATGAAGAGGATGTTTATTCATCGGCTGCTCGCAGTCGCGCTAGGATTGCTATTGTCGACTGCGTCACTGGCTCAACCCCCGGAGCGGGTCACGCTCTCCCTCGATAACGCAGATATCCGCGACCTGATTAACTGGGCGGCGGACTTCACCGGCAAGAACATCATCGTGCACCCCAATGTAAAGGGGAAGGTGACAGTGGTGGCCGGTGACCCAATGACGCATGACGAGGCCTTTGACGTCTTCATGTCCGTGCTGCAGGTGAACGGCTTCAGCCTGGTAGAACAGGGCGGGACCTGGAAGGTGGTCCCTGATGCCCTGGCAAAACAGCAGGCCATCCCCGTCACGGCTGAGGGGGCGCGGGCCCCGGCGGAATCCCTGATGGTGCGGACCATCCGGGTTGAAAACATCTCTGCCTCGCAACTGATTGCCATGTTGCGCCCCCTGATTCCCCAGACCGGCCATCTGGCGGCTTATGCCGACACCAATACGCTGATCATCGCTGACCGTGCGGCGAATATCGAACAGATCGTACGCTTGGTAAAGCAGCTGGACCGTGCCGGTGCGATTGATATCGAGCTGGTGCCGCTGCAGTTCGCTTCCGCCAAGGAAGTGAAACAGGTACTGAGCGAATTGCTTCAGGGCGGCGGCAAACAGGCAGGCACCGATGTGCAGCCATTGCGTATCGCGGTGGACGAGCGTTCCAACGCGGTGCTGCTTACCGGGGACCCGGTGACCCGCACACAATTGAAGAATGTGATCCGCCGCCTGGACCAGCCGCTGGACGGTGAGGGCAACACAGCGGTGGTCTACGTGCAGTACGCCAATGCCGCGGACCTGAAGCCCATCCTCGAGGGCATGAGTGGCAGCATCCAGAAAACCGAGAAGGATCAGCAGGCCGCGGATGTTGAAGTGAGCATCCAGGTCAATGAATCCCTGAACTCGCTTGTTCTCACGGCACCGCCGGCCCTGCTGGAAACCATGAAGGGTGTGATCGCCAAGCTCGACGTGCGGCGGGCCCAGGTGCTGATCGAGGCCATCATCGTTGAAGTGACCGAAGGCGCAGGGAGTGATCTCGGCATCAAATGGATTGCCGGTGCCAACGATGATGTGGTGGCAGGCTTCAACAACGACGCCTCTCCCAACCCCATCGTGGACGGAGACGGGAATGTGCTGTCTGAATTCAATCCCGCTTCACTGAACCCGCTCAACCTGCTTGGCACGGGGCTGAACCTGGGCTATCTCAGCGGCACAGATGTTCGTGCCGTGGTCAATGCGATTGCGACAACCAACAACGCCAACATCCTCTCCACGCCGACCATCATGGCGCTGGACAATGAGGAGGCGGAGATCCTGGTGGGCCAGAACGTGCCCTTCATTACCGGTGAACAGCTGCTTTCAGGCAGTAATAACGACCCGTTCACCACGATTCAGCGCCAGGATATCGGTACCACCCTCAAGGTGGTTCCCCGGGTCAACAACAACAATTCCGTGACGCTGGATATCGAGCAGAAGGTCGAAAACGTCCTGCCGTTCGCCGAAGGGGCGACCGGAGCCTCCGACATCGTGACGAGTAAACGAGAGATCCGCACCCGGGTGTTGATCGATGATGGAGCGATTCTGGTGCTCGGTGGCCTGATCGAAGACCAGGTGAGTGAAACTGCGTCCAAGGTGCCCCTGCTGGGTGACCTGCCGGGTATCGGGCGCTTATTCCGCTCGAGCAGCAAAGATGTCAGCAAGACCAACCTGATGGTCTTCCTGCGTCCGAAGATTCTCAGCACCCAGATTGCAGGCTATGAGGAAACCCGTGAGCGCTATCTGGATCTGCAGGAGAAGCAGTTCCGCATTCGCGACAAGACCAGCGTGATCTGGGATTGGCACCGCGGTGATGTATTGCCGGACCTGCTGCCCCCGACTGGAAATTACGACGAGGGCGACAACGGACCGGTCGAGGTACTTGAGGTAGAAAAATGA
- a CDS encoding electron transfer flavoprotein subunit alpha/FixB family protein yields MSILVIAEHDNAELKGATLNTIAAAKAIGGDIHVLVAGAGCGAVAEAAAKVDGVSKVILADNAAYEHQLAENVAKLVADLGKDYGHVLAPATTTGKNMLPRAAALLDVQPISDIIAVESADTFKRPIYAGNVIATVQSSDAIKVISVRSTAFDPVAAEGGSAAVESVDIVDDASISSFVGEELAESDRPELTAAKVVISGGRGMQNGDNFEMLYKLADKLGAAVGASRAAVDAGFVPNDMQVGQTGKIVAPDLYIAVGISGAIQHLAGMKDSKVIVAINKDEEAPIFSVADYGLVADLFDAVPELETKL; encoded by the coding sequence ATGAGCATTCTCGTTATTGCAGAACACGACAACGCCGAGCTGAAGGGCGCGACGCTCAACACCATCGCTGCAGCCAAGGCGATTGGCGGTGATATCCATGTACTGGTTGCCGGCGCTGGTTGCGGTGCGGTTGCCGAAGCGGCAGCCAAGGTAGATGGTGTTTCCAAGGTAATCCTGGCAGACAACGCGGCCTATGAGCATCAGCTGGCCGAGAATGTCGCCAAGCTGGTAGCGGACCTGGGCAAGGACTACGGTCATGTCCTGGCTCCGGCGACCACTACCGGCAAGAACATGCTGCCGCGCGCTGCGGCACTGCTCGATGTGCAGCCCATCTCCGACATTATTGCTGTTGAGAGCGCTGATACCTTCAAGCGCCCGATCTATGCCGGTAACGTCATTGCCACCGTACAGAGTTCTGACGCCATCAAAGTGATCTCTGTGCGTTCCACTGCCTTTGACCCTGTAGCGGCAGAAGGCGGCAGCGCCGCGGTTGAGAGCGTGGATATCGTCGATGACGCCAGCATTTCCTCCTTTGTAGGTGAAGAGCTGGCCGAGTCCGATCGTCCGGAGCTGACTGCGGCCAAGGTCGTGATCTCCGGTGGTCGCGGTATGCAGAATGGCGATAACTTCGAAATGCTGTACAAGCTGGCTGACAAGCTGGGCGCAGCAGTTGGCGCTTCGCGTGCTGCGGTAGATGCCGGCTTTGTCCCGAATGACATGCAGGTTGGCCAGACTGGCAAAATCGTTGCGCCGGACCTGTATATCGCTGTGGGCATCTCTGGTGCCATTCAGCACCTGGCTGGCATGAAGGATTCCAAGGTGATCGTGGCCATCAACAAGGACGAGGAAGCGCCGATCTTCTCGGTCGCTGACTACGGCCTGGTTGCCGATTTATTCGATGCAGTCCCGGAACTGGAAACAAAATTGTAA
- a CDS encoding electron transfer flavoprotein subunit beta/FixA family protein yields MKVLVAVKRVVDYNVKVRPKADGSDVDTANVKMSINPFCEIAVEEAVRLKEKGVVSEIVAVSMGPKQCQEQIRTALALGADRGILVETDEELQPLAVAKCLKAIVEKEEPQMVIMGKQSIDGDNNQTGQMLGALTGMAQGTFASEVVVEDGSVKVTREIDGGLQTVELKLPAVVTTDLRLNEPRYASLPNIMKAKKKPLDTTSPADLGVDITPRTKTLKVEPPAERQAGVKVADVAELVEKLKNEAKVI; encoded by the coding sequence ATGAAAGTTCTTGTAGCTGTGAAACGCGTTGTCGACTACAACGTCAAGGTTCGCCCGAAGGCGGACGGCAGTGATGTCGACACTGCCAACGTAAAAATGTCTATCAACCCCTTCTGCGAAATTGCTGTGGAAGAGGCTGTACGGTTGAAGGAAAAAGGCGTTGTCAGCGAGATTGTCGCCGTTTCCATGGGGCCCAAGCAATGTCAGGAGCAGATCCGTACTGCACTGGCCCTCGGTGCAGACCGCGGCATCCTCGTCGAGACCGATGAAGAACTGCAGCCGCTGGCAGTGGCCAAGTGCCTCAAGGCCATCGTGGAGAAAGAAGAGCCGCAGATGGTCATCATGGGCAAGCAGTCCATTGATGGTGATAACAACCAGACTGGCCAGATGCTGGGCGCACTGACTGGCATGGCCCAGGGTACCTTTGCCTCTGAAGTCGTGGTTGAAGATGGTTCCGTTAAAGTGACCCGCGAGATCGACGGCGGTCTGCAGACTGTAGAGCTGAAGCTGCCGGCTGTGGTAACCACCGACCTGCGCCTGAACGAACCGCGTTACGCTTCCCTGCCGAACATCATGAAGGCGAAAAAGAAGCCTCTCGACACTACCTCCCCGGCGGATCTGGGTGTCGACATCACTCCGCGCACCAAGACCCTGAAGGTTGAGCCGCCGGCCGAGCGCCAGGCGGGCGTGAAGGTCGCCGACGTGGCGGAACTGGTAGAAAAACTGAAGAACGAGGCGAAGGTAATCTGA
- a CDS encoding cysteine hydrolase family protein: protein MKSALLCIDLQHLCAVRGEGIFSEGQSCPFSPEEQNYFFDRLEKQVLPNVQKLQAIFRDKGIEVLHIRTRTKTRDGRERTFWQKRAGLLATPGSRESEFIDSVMPRGDELIVNKTGSGPFGNTNLHALLVQLDVQQLYCCGVHTNTSIESTIRAAADYGYCPVLIPDATAAASQALQDNCVERLVGQCCEEIETNKLVEDFKHHLRSVG, encoded by the coding sequence ATGAAATCCGCCCTGCTCTGTATCGATCTGCAGCACCTTTGTGCCGTCCGTGGTGAGGGAATCTTCTCGGAGGGACAGAGCTGCCCGTTCAGCCCTGAGGAGCAAAATTACTTCTTCGATCGGCTCGAGAAGCAAGTCCTGCCTAATGTGCAGAAGCTCCAGGCGATTTTTCGCGACAAGGGCATCGAGGTCCTCCATATAAGGACCCGAACCAAAACCAGGGATGGCCGCGAGCGGACCTTTTGGCAGAAGCGTGCAGGACTACTGGCCACGCCGGGATCGAGGGAATCGGAGTTCATCGACTCAGTGATGCCCCGCGGTGATGAGCTGATCGTCAATAAGACCGGTTCGGGACCATTCGGCAACACCAATCTGCATGCATTACTTGTCCAGCTCGATGTGCAGCAGCTGTACTGCTGTGGAGTACACACCAATACCAGTATCGAATCCACGATACGGGCTGCGGCCGATTATGGTTACTGCCCGGTCCTGATCCCGGACGCTACCGCCGCAGCAAGCCAGGCCTTGCAAGACAACTGCGTGGAACGCCTGGTAGGACAATGCTGTGAGGAAATTGAAACGAACAAGCTGGTGGAAGACTTCAAACACCACCTGCGCTCCGTTGGGTAG